In a genomic window of Coprococcus eutactus:
- a CDS encoding MSCRAMM family protein yields the protein MRKLNICKTLVALLLAVSVVLLVFYDRDEIHSSAVESVVQDSDVHTEVYFADEGTDGVATGTDAGAEIASAGSENSITSGELVYYAGAAYTRFYTVRRTGTDHRAYCGDHNKNAVRSTNNVSFSENDDIMLRLAFACGPDGEYEWGGFRNKSENDVQLIMALTLNYLRHGQYFPVISEYLDYINSMDKKSVSLKSNETRLSLVVEGDEGGEVQSVSLGNYRRYTIPGTKTVRNRTKLFRLKGKSGNYIEIGVPGHSWIHVKRPGDKTYSIYKTGNVIIHVGDRVFFTSAVSYTGKEGMTYAEGKSGLTVYTADSNDTNLDQQLLFAEHSDKCAVSLDLDWSDDGGSGYMWITKNKKYNEKENCLQNMNSYSADIYGAENYSYKGIVYDVRDKNGSDVFRFVLSYNGMCYADKATGRQVVFGSKTEKEEYSNALDISCAKLPFGAYEVSENEYLWDYDNKTGKLKSTGKKVVNSGYKYNPKVYKVELTEKTSVRSMATAYHIAAEDDVVTGRFGLKKTDADTQEPVKNAVYYVVRKASGSITSDQVVAKLKTDGCGIGIVYASKYGSTNTPELTGLPIGTYEIYEKKAPAGYEKNEEKAVLKIKASGSTLSAGEKISSDSEGNAIVWNTSDKKKGGKIDFSIYKQDASTGIDAQGEAELKGAEFTVNYYDGMYGSLSELPDRPDKTWILETDRNGICMLQKKYLSASKKSDETVIDENGNIELAAGTITIKETKPPVGYILEKSVIRNGDTGERITDAGEGICLTNITNKGQSVSLEIGNELIVGNRVIRGDFQFSKKAADTGRTMAGVKFLLENNDRSESIVIYTDENGFYSSSASYIRHTFDTNSGKSGCGIWFGDENTDDDRGALPYGTYHLSELRCDANSGKYRSAETITFTIDSDSKVIDIGDIINERFAEMDSVAKFRDTGGKNIPESAAETVLVDTVIMSGLEIGHVYTISGQVLDKDSEQVLEQAGAVNRVEFTAKEINQSVDVPFVIDVTGLGGRDLVCYEVLTDATYEGEVIASHQDIKSEGQTVHVGEKRLEISKTAVTGSDELSGAELVLADSTGKVVDRWITGKTAHIVENIKPGEYTLSERSAPAGYLKSREITFTVDDDYGTQKVRMIDEIAKIRIKKVDDVGNKPLGGVRFTLYSAESGEKVDSKMTDKKGYLEFEYVSPGEYYLVEDNIPEGYMAVDADSEGHIKVTVKSGQYENEPVRIVKNHYGSVYIYKKSADDGAALCGAEFGLYEKLSDKLVMKAVSGDDGYAEFKQIPAGKYYIKELKAPEGYEHRGEATEIDTGEKIYNKENPVIFVNEKENTTTETTDTTETTKTTEDKTTEMTRENKSPETGDGAPLVLTVVFIVMAVLLSAGLLIYRKKFPKNEDLQ from the coding sequence ATGAGAAAATTGAATATTTGCAAGACTTTAGTGGCTTTGTTATTGGCGGTGAGTGTTGTATTGCTGGTGTTTTATGACAGGGATGAGATACATTCAAGTGCTGTTGAGTCAGTAGTTCAGGATAGTGATGTACATACTGAGGTTTACTTTGCAGATGAGGGAACAGATGGCGTGGCGACAGGGACGGATGCTGGGGCGGAGATAGCGTCTGCGGGTAGTGAGAACAGCATAACCAGCGGAGAACTTGTATATTATGCTGGGGCAGCATATACGAGATTTTATACGGTGCGCAGAACTGGCACGGATCACAGGGCATACTGCGGAGACCACAATAAGAATGCGGTCAGGAGCACGAACAATGTAAGCTTTTCGGAAAATGATGATATTATGCTGAGACTGGCATTTGCATGCGGACCGGATGGTGAATATGAATGGGGGGGCTTCCGAAATAAGAGTGAAAACGATGTGCAGCTTATCATGGCGCTTACCCTCAATTATCTGAGACATGGACAGTATTTCCCTGTTATCTCAGAATATCTGGATTATATAAATTCGATGGATAAGAAAAGTGTTTCTCTTAAAAGTAATGAGACGAGATTGTCCCTGGTCGTGGAGGGGGATGAGGGCGGAGAAGTTCAGTCTGTCTCGCTCGGCAATTATAGAAGATATACGATACCGGGAACAAAGACCGTGAGAAACAGGACAAAATTGTTCAGATTGAAGGGGAAATCCGGTAACTACATAGAAATAGGTGTGCCGGGGCACAGCTGGATCCATGTTAAGAGGCCGGGTGATAAGACATACAGCATTTATAAGACTGGAAATGTAATCATTCATGTAGGAGACAGAGTGTTTTTTACATCGGCAGTGTCGTACACAGGAAAAGAGGGGATGACATATGCGGAGGGAAAAAGTGGACTTACTGTGTATACGGCTGATTCCAATGATACGAATCTTGACCAGCAGCTTCTGTTTGCCGAGCACTCAGACAAATGTGCTGTCTCACTGGATCTTGACTGGAGTGATGACGGCGGAAGCGGATATATGTGGATCACAAAAAACAAAAAGTATAATGAGAAGGAGAACTGTCTGCAAAATATGAATTCGTACAGTGCAGACATATACGGAGCGGAGAATTACTCTTATAAGGGAATCGTGTACGATGTCAGGGACAAAAACGGTAGTGATGTGTTCAGGTTTGTACTGTCATATAATGGAATGTGTTATGCTGACAAGGCAACGGGCAGGCAGGTTGTATTTGGATCTAAAACGGAAAAGGAAGAATACAGCAACGCGTTGGATATAAGCTGTGCGAAGCTTCCATTTGGAGCTTATGAGGTATCGGAAAATGAATATCTGTGGGATTACGACAACAAGACAGGAAAACTTAAATCCACAGGTAAAAAGGTCGTAAACTCCGGATATAAATACAATCCTAAGGTGTATAAAGTTGAACTCACAGAGAAAACTTCGGTCAGAAGTATGGCCACAGCGTACCATATTGCGGCGGAGGATGATGTGGTGACCGGTAGATTCGGTCTGAAGAAAACGGACGCAGATACACAGGAGCCGGTGAAGAACGCGGTTTATTATGTGGTGAGAAAGGCGTCGGGTTCCATAACCTCGGATCAGGTCGTAGCAAAGCTGAAGACAGATGGATGTGGAATAGGAATAGTATATGCTTCAAAGTACGGCAGTACAAATACGCCGGAACTTACTGGTCTGCCAATTGGAACGTATGAGATATATGAGAAGAAGGCTCCGGCGGGGTATGAGAAGAATGAAGAGAAGGCGGTGCTTAAGATAAAGGCATCTGGAAGCACCCTGTCAGCCGGAGAAAAAATATCATCTGATTCAGAAGGCAATGCTATCGTATGGAACACCTCAGATAAGAAAAAAGGCGGAAAGATAGATTTTAGCATATATAAGCAGGACGCCTCAACCGGGATCGATGCACAGGGTGAGGCAGAGCTTAAGGGCGCTGAGTTTACGGTGAACTATTATGATGGCATGTATGGCTCCCTGAGCGAGCTTCCGGACAGACCGGACAAGACGTGGATCCTTGAAACGGACAGGAACGGGATATGTATGCTACAGAAAAAGTACCTGTCAGCTTCAAAGAAGAGCGATGAGACAGTCATAGATGAGAACGGGAACATTGAGCTTGCTGCCGGAACGATAACCATTAAGGAAACAAAGCCGCCGGTTGGTTATATCCTGGAAAAGTCGGTTATAAGGAATGGCGATACAGGTGAAAGAATAACGGATGCCGGTGAAGGAATATGCCTGACAAATATCACAAACAAAGGGCAGAGTGTGAGCCTGGAGATAGGGAATGAATTGATAGTCGGAAACCGTGTAATCCGTGGAGATTTTCAGTTCAGCAAGAAAGCTGCGGACACAGGTAGGACTATGGCAGGGGTAAAGTTTCTTTTGGAAAATAATGACAGATCAGAGTCGATCGTAATATATACAGATGAAAACGGGTTTTACTCGAGTAGCGCATCGTATATCAGGCATACATTCGATACGAATTCCGGAAAAAGTGGATGTGGTATATGGTTTGGGGACGAGAATACGGATGACGACAGAGGCGCACTTCCGTATGGTACATATCATCTGAGTGAGCTGAGATGCGATGCGAACTCCGGAAAGTACAGATCGGCGGAGACTATAACATTTACAATTGACTCTGACAGCAAAGTGATCGATATAGGCGATATCATAAATGAGAGATTTGCGGAGATGGATTCTGTTGCAAAATTCAGGGACACGGGAGGCAAGAATATTCCTGAGTCGGCGGCGGAGACGGTGCTAGTGGACACTGTGATCATGAGCGGACTTGAGATAGGACATGTGTATACAATAAGTGGACAGGTCCTTGATAAGGATAGCGAGCAGGTGCTTGAGCAGGCAGGTGCTGTAAACAGAGTTGAGTTCACTGCGAAAGAGATAAACCAGAGTGTGGATGTTCCTTTTGTTATTGATGTGACCGGTCTTGGCGGCAGAGATCTGGTGTGCTACGAAGTCCTGACAGATGCTACCTATGAGGGTGAGGTAATAGCATCCCACCAGGATATAAAGTCTGAGGGGCAGACGGTGCATGTAGGTGAAAAGAGACTGGAGATCAGCAAGACCGCTGTGACGGGGAGTGATGAGCTTTCGGGGGCAGAACTTGTGCTTGCAGATAGTACTGGCAAAGTGGTCGACAGATGGATAACAGGAAAGACGGCGCACATTGTGGAGAATATAAAGCCGGGAGAATATACGCTGAGTGAGCGTAGTGCACCGGCGGGATATCTGAAAAGCAGAGAAATAACATTTACGGTGGATGATGACTATGGAACCCAGAAGGTCAGAATGATCGATGAGATTGCAAAGATACGGATAAAGAAGGTTGACGATGTTGGAAATAAGCCTCTTGGCGGAGTTCGGTTTACTCTGTATTCTGCGGAGAGTGGAGAAAAGGTCGACAGCAAAATGACAGATAAAAAGGGATATCTGGAATTTGAATATGTGTCACCTGGGGAATATTATCTTGTGGAGGACAATATTCCGGAGGGATATATGGCTGTCGATGCAGATTCGGAAGGACACATAAAGGTGACAGTGAAGAGCGGGCAGTATGAGAATGAGCCTGTGCGTATAGTAAAAAATCATTATGGATCAGTGTACATTTACAAAAAATCAGCAGATGACGGAGCAGCCCTTTGCGGGGCGGAGTTTGGTCTGTATGAAAAGTTGTCGGATAAGCTTGTGATGAAAGCTGTGTCAGGTGATGACGGATATGCTGAGTTTAAGCAGATTCCAGCCGGAAAATATTACATAAAGGAACTGAAAGCTCCGGAAGGATATGAGCACAGAGGAGAAGCGACTGAGATCGATACAGGTGAAAAAATATATAATAAAGAAAATCCGGTCATATTTGTAAATGAAAAGGAAAATACTACCACGGAGACAACAGATACTACGGAGACCACAAAGACCACGGAGGATAAAACAACGGAGATGACTAGGGAGAATAAATCTCCGGAAACCGGAGATGGGGCTCCACTGGTACTGACGGTTGTGTTTATTGTAATGGCAGTTCTATTGTCGGCAGGATTGCTTATATACAGAAAAAAATTTCCTAAAAACGAAGATCTGCAATAA